Proteins encoded within one genomic window of Gigantopelta aegis isolate Gae_Host chromosome 2, Gae_host_genome, whole genome shotgun sequence:
- the LOC121377641 gene encoding uncharacterized protein LOC121377641 has protein sequence MRHGNTGYGNQGNSGYGNPGNAGHRNTGYGNQGNSGYGNPGNVGHGNTGYGNQGNSGYGNQGGTGFGGHGTNGYGNQGNSGFGNHGNTGYGNHGNTGYGKVLFCPNQTFYDDNFQLSGVATGYPIQDITTELTNRIDLAACLARTVTLPTAPMLPATDANLGHVKETCPSIKSRLYSFTGTNGRCWFLQNFQEPVDFVMCLTHYCRHCTSKPRTYNNNAVIQNRCIKEYRYVGVYAYCENNAINNRIVYMRIIIPDRCSCKSVYCYPDWH, from the exons ATGCGACACGGAAACACTGGATACGGTAACCAAGGTAACTCTGGATACGGTAACCCAGGGAACGCTGGACACAGAAACACTGGATACGGTAACCAAGGGAACTCTGGATACGGTAACCCAGGGAATGTTGGACACGGAAACACTGGATACGGTAACCAAGGGAACTCTGGATACGGTAACCAAGGGGGAACCGGATTTGGCGGTCACGGAACGAACGGCTATGGTAACCAGGGAAACAGCGGGTTCGGTAACCACGGAAACACTGGATACGGTAACCATGGGAATACAGGCTACGGGAAGGTGTTGTTCTGCCCCAATCAAACGTTTTACGACGACAACTTTCAGTTATCTGGCGTTGCAACTGGCTACCCAAT acaggacatcacgaCTGAGTTGACGAACCGTATAGACCTGGCTGCTTGTCTGGCCCGCACAGTGACACTACCCACGGCCCCCATGCTGCCAGCCACCGACGCCAA CCTGGGTCACGTGAAGGAGACCTGTCCGTCCATCAAGTCACGTCTGTACAGCTTCACCGGGACCAACGGACGATGCTGGTTTCTACAGAACTTCCAGGAACCCGTCGACTTCGTCATGTGTCT AACGCACTACTGTCGTCACTGCACCAGTAAACCACGCACGTATAACAACAACGCCGTCATACAGAATCGCTGCATCAAGGAGTATCGCTACGTTGGCGTCTACGCATACTGCGAGAACAACGCCATCAACAACAGAATCGTCTACATGCGGATCATCATCCCCGACCGCTGTAGCTGCAAGTCGGTCTACTGTTACCCAGACTGGCACTGA